Proteins encoded in a region of the Sugiyamaella lignohabitans strain CBS 10342 chromosome B, complete sequence genome:
- the TAF9 gene encoding TATA-binding protein-associated factor TAF9 (Subunit (17 kDa) of TFIID and SAGA complexes; involved in RNA polymerase II transcription initiation and in chromatin modification, similar to histone H3; GO_component: GO:0000124 - SAGA complex [Evidence IDA] [PMID 9674426]; GO_component: GO:0046695 - SLIK (SAGA-like) complex [Evidence IDA] [PMID 12446794]; GO_component: GO:0005634 - nucleus [Evidence IEA,IEA]; GO_component: GO:0005669 - transcription factor TFIID complex [Evidence IDA] [PMID 10788514]; GO_component: GO:0005669 - transcription factor TFIID complex [Evidence IDA] [PMID 15448131]; GO_function: GO:0001075 - RNA polymerase II core promoter sequence-specific DNA binding transcription factor activity involved in preinitiation complex assembly [Evidence IC]; GO_function: GO:0003682 - chromatin binding [Evidence IDA] [PMID 10818000]; GO_function: GO:0032947 - protein complex scaffold [Evidence IMP] [PMID 9844639]; GO_function: GO:0046982 - protein heterodimerization activity [Evidence IEA]; GO_process: GO:0006352 - DNA-templated transcription, initiation [Evidence IEA]; GO_process: GO:0051123 - RNA polymerase II transcriptional preinitiation complex assembly [Evidence IMP] [PMID 12840001]; GO_process: GO:0016568 - chromatin modification [Evidence IDA] [PMID 9674426]; GO_process: GO:0016573 - histone acetylation [Evidence IDA] [PMID 9674426]; GO_process: GO:0006355 - regulation of transcription, DNA-templated [Evidence IEA]; GO_process: GO:0006366 - transcription from RNA polymerase II promoter [Evidence IMP] [PMID 10747053]; GO_process: GO:0006366 - transcription from RNA polymerase II promoter [Evidence IDA] [PMID 12138208]; GO_process: GO:0006366 - transcription from RNA polymerase II promoter [Evidence IDA] [PMID 15448131]; GO_process: GO:0006351 - transcription, DNA-templated [Evidence IEA]) yields MSVDANINSNSSSAEADLPNITPRDVRLLHLILASMGVSSYQDRVPLQLMDFAFRYTHGVLQDALHYSDHAHSSTSHQPAGVGPSNVPLTIDDVRLAVGARVNYQFKPAPPKELLLDLAQERNKRPLPQVSQQYGLRLPPEKYCLTSKEWEFDDEDDELMNEIVDEPVPAPNSSDVAMTDD; encoded by the coding sequence ATGTCAGTAGATGCAAATATCAATTCCAACTCAAGTTCTGCTGAAGCAGATTTACCCAATATAACACCGCGTGATGTCCGGCTACTTCACCTGATTTTGGCATCGATGGGAGTATCTTCATACCAAGACAGAGTGCCTCTGCAATTAATGGATTTTGCTTTTAGATATACACATGGAGTTCTACAAGATGCTCTCCATTATAGCGACCATGCTCACTCATCCACATCCCATCAACCAGCAGGTGTTGGTCCTTCAAATGTCCCATTGACAATAGATGATGTGCGGTTAGCAGTAGGAGCTCGAGTTAATTATCAGTTTAAACCTGCTCCGCCCAAGGAACTATTATTGGATCTTGCACAAGAACGAAACAAAAGGCCACTCCCACAGGTTAGTCAACAGTATGGTCTAAGATTACCACCCGAGAAGTACTGTTTAACTTCGAAAGAGTGGGAGttcgacgatgaagatgacgagctCATGAATGAGATTGTTGACGAACCCGTACCAGCACCTAATTCTAGTGATGTTGCAATGACTGACGACTAG
- the VPH2 gene encoding Vph2p (Integral membrane protein required for V-ATPase function; not an actual component of the vacuolar H+-ATPase (V-ATPase) complex; functions in the assembly of the V-ATPase; localized to the endoplasmic reticulum (ER); involved in methionine restriction extension of chronological lifespan in an autophagy-dependent manner; GO_component: GO:0005783 - endoplasmic reticulum [Evidence IEA]; GO_component: GO:0005789 - endoplasmic reticulum membrane [Evidence IEA]; GO_component: GO:0005789 - endoplasmic reticulum membrane [Evidence IDA] [PMID 9325326]; GO_component: GO:0016021 - integral component of membrane [Evidence IEA]; GO_component: GO:0016020 - membrane [Evidence IEA]; GO_function: GO:0003674 - molecular_function [Evidence ND]; GO_process: GO:0007035 - vacuolar acidification [Evidence IMP] [PMID 1628805]; GO_process: GO:0070072 - vacuolar proton-transporting V-type ATPase complex assembly [Evidence IMP] [PMID 9325326]), giving the protein MVLLVATKRIERALETYNELEGSVSKIDEALDKKDENKALTTTASTSQREPAIEHDRLVIISKSLIARYPDNAEYRLAALVKGTYVYNPPKPPAPPKSEEFLKQMERLRNEEAEREYQRMINPELALAISSGSESVPSIGQEAKQLKEQLSAIVNIMVSVASVAAAIWYWSGSSAGFSTPTRTLLSLFGAITVLIAEVVVYLRYKVRVEEAKVLERNKKEKKSIVSTVDLADSAQSIISLNLDNSSTSVDTSKDKLLSKKSKSDMRKRGKKS; this is encoded by the coding sequence ATGGTTTTATTAGTGGCCACGAAAAGAATTGAGCGAGCATTAGAGACCTATAATGAGCTAGAAGGTTCTGTCAGCaaaattgatgaagctTTAGATAAAAAGGATGAAAATAAAGCGTTGACAACCACTGCAAGTACTTCTCAAAGAGAGCCTGCAATCGAACATGACCGTCTTGTCATCATATCCAAGAGTCTGATTGCCAGGTACCCTGACAATGCAGAGTATAGGCTAGCGGCATTAGTTAAGGGCACTTATGTATATAATCCTCCGAAGCCGCCAGCTCCCCCCAAATCAGAAGAATTTTTGAAACAAATGGAACGCCTCCGAAATGAGGAGGCGGAAAGGGAATACCAGAGAATGATCAATCCTGAGCTGGCCTTAGctatttcttctggttctgaatCAGTTCCATCCATCGGTCAAGAGGCAAAGCAGTTAAAGGAGCAATTATCGGCGATTGTAAATATAATGGTGTCTGTTGCGTCAGTTGCAGCTGCCATATGGTACTGGTCTGGTTCGTCTGCTGGGTTTTCAACACCTACACGGACATTATTGAGTTTATTCGGAGCAATAACTGTTCTTATAGCAGAGGTAGTTGTCTACCTCCGCTACAAGGTAAGAGTTGAAGAGGCAAAGGTGCTTGAAAGAAAtaagaaggaaaagaagagtATTGTGTCAACAGTTGATCTAGCTGATTCAGCCCAAAGCATTATTTCGCTGAACCTTGATAACTCCAGTACCTCAGTCGATACTTCGAAGGACAAACTTTTATCAAAGAAGTCTAAATCGGACATGCGCAAAAGAGGCAAAAAGTCTTGA